A genomic window from Streptomyces sp. HUAS YS2 includes:
- a CDS encoding DUF397 domain-containing protein, whose amino-acid sequence MAATELRGVVWQKSRHSNSQGSCVEFAKLPGGNVAVRNSRHPDGPALVYTRAEIEAMLLGVKDGEFDHLV is encoded by the coding sequence ATGGCGGCAACGGAGCTGCGGGGTGTCGTCTGGCAGAAGAGCAGGCACAGCAACTCGCAGGGATCCTGCGTGGAGTTCGCGAAGTTGCCGGGCGGGAATGTCGCCGTGCGCAATTCGCGCCACCCCGACGGGCCCGCGCTGGTCTACACGCGGGCCGAGATCGAGGCGATGCTGCTGGGCGTGAAGGACGGGGAGTTCGACCACCTGGTGTGA
- a CDS encoding aldehyde dehydrogenase family protein, producing the protein MSYFTELAHQYIDGEWKPGSGSWDIIDFDPYTGEKLAAITVATADEVDRAYRAAERAQTAWAETNPYTRRLVFERALRIVEEREEQIAETIVAELGGTRLKAAFELHLAKEFLREAIQLALRPEGRILPSPVDGKENRVYRVPVGVVGVISPFNFPFLLSIKSVAPALALGNAVVLKPHQNTPICGGTLVAKVLEDAGLPPGLLNVVVTDIAEIGDALLEHPVPKVISFTGSDKVGRHVATVCAARFKHAVLELGGNSALIVLDDADVDYAVDAAVFSRFVHQGQVCMAANRILVDRSLEAEFTEKFVAKVRTLRVGDPTDPATHIGPLINGQQAEAVTALVEQTVADGATALLHGSAEGNVVSPTVLTGIAADAPVLTQEIFGPVALILPFDGEDEAVRIANDTPYGLSGAVHTGDVERGVRIAKRIHTGMIHINDGTVHDEPIVPFGGEKHSGVGRLNGDSMIDAFTTQKWISVQHGRSRFPF; encoded by the coding sequence ATGTCCTACTTCACCGAGCTGGCACACCAGTACATAGACGGCGAATGGAAGCCCGGCAGCGGCTCGTGGGACATCATCGACTTCGACCCCTACACCGGGGAGAAGCTCGCGGCGATCACCGTGGCCACGGCCGACGAGGTCGACCGCGCCTACCGGGCCGCCGAGCGTGCCCAGACCGCGTGGGCGGAGACCAACCCGTACACCCGGCGGCTGGTCTTCGAGCGGGCGCTGCGGATCGTCGAGGAGCGCGAGGAGCAGATCGCCGAGACGATCGTCGCGGAGCTCGGCGGCACGCGCCTGAAGGCGGCCTTCGAGCTGCACCTGGCGAAGGAGTTCCTGCGCGAGGCGATCCAGCTGGCGCTGCGCCCCGAGGGCCGGATCCTGCCTTCGCCGGTGGACGGCAAGGAGAACCGCGTCTACCGGGTGCCGGTCGGCGTGGTCGGTGTGATCAGCCCGTTCAACTTCCCCTTCCTGCTGTCGATCAAGTCGGTCGCGCCTGCCCTCGCGCTCGGCAACGCGGTCGTCCTCAAGCCGCACCAGAACACGCCGATCTGCGGCGGCACGCTGGTCGCCAAGGTGCTGGAGGACGCGGGCCTGCCGCCGGGCCTGCTCAACGTGGTGGTCACCGACATCGCAGAGATCGGCGACGCGCTCCTGGAGCACCCGGTCCCGAAGGTCATCTCCTTCACCGGCTCCGACAAGGTCGGCCGGCACGTGGCCACCGTCTGCGCGGCCCGGTTCAAGCACGCGGTCCTCGAACTCGGCGGCAACAGCGCCCTGATCGTGCTGGACGACGCCGACGTGGACTACGCCGTCGACGCGGCGGTGTTCAGCCGTTTCGTGCACCAGGGCCAGGTCTGCATGGCGGCCAACCGGATCCTGGTGGACCGGTCGCTGGAGGCGGAGTTCACCGAGAAGTTCGTCGCCAAGGTCAGGACGCTGCGGGTGGGCGACCCGACCGACCCGGCGACCCACATCGGCCCGCTCATCAACGGGCAGCAGGCCGAGGCGGTCACCGCGCTCGTCGAGCAGACCGTCGCCGACGGCGCGACGGCGCTGCTGCACGGCTCCGCCGAGGGCAACGTGGTCTCCCCGACCGTTCTGACCGGGATCGCGGCCGATGCGCCCGTCCTGACCCAGGAGATCTTCGGTCCGGTCGCGCTGATCCTGCCGTTCGACGGCGAGGACGAGGCGGTGCGGATCGCCAACGACACCCCGTACGGCCTCAGCGGAGCCGTCCACACGGGTGATGTCGAGCGCGGCGTGCGGATCGCCAAGCGCATCCACACCGGAATGATCCACATCAACGACGGCACCGTGCACGACGAGCCGATCGTGCCCTTCGGTGGCGAGAAGCACTCGGGCGTCGGCCGGCTCAACGGCGACTCGATGATCGACGCCTTCACCACCCAGAAGTGGATCTCGGTGCAGCACGGCCGCAGCCGCTTCCCGTTCTGA
- a CDS encoding DinB family protein — MVTFVPAETPGDERGAFLNFVEAQRAAVRRAAFGLTEEQAASHPSASELSLSGLIKHVAEVELSWLRMAQQRPNERQRTKETWADAHRLVDGETIPETLAFWDGVVKETEEFVRSVPSLDDTFPLPPAPWFPKDGRVSIRWMLLHLVQEIGRHAGHADIIRESLDGKNSFELIDLEREG; from the coding sequence ATGGTTACCTTCGTTCCCGCGGAGACCCCCGGCGACGAGCGCGGCGCGTTCCTCAACTTCGTCGAGGCGCAGCGCGCGGCGGTCCGCCGCGCGGCGTTCGGCCTGACCGAGGAGCAGGCGGCGAGCCACCCCAGCGCGAGCGAGCTGAGTCTGTCCGGCCTGATCAAGCACGTGGCGGAGGTCGAGCTCAGCTGGCTGCGGATGGCGCAGCAGCGGCCGAACGAGCGTCAGCGCACCAAGGAGACCTGGGCGGACGCCCACCGGCTCGTGGACGGCGAGACGATCCCGGAGACGCTGGCGTTCTGGGACGGCGTGGTGAAGGAGACCGAGGAGTTCGTCCGGTCGGTGCCGAGTCTGGACGACACCTTCCCGCTGCCGCCCGCGCCCTGGTTCCCGAAGGACGGCCGGGTCAGCATCCGCTGGATGCTGCTGCACCTGGTGCAGGAGATCGGTCGGCACGCCGGACACGCGGACATCATCCGCGAGTCCCTGGACGGGAAGAACTCGTTCGAGCTGATCGACCTGGAGCGCGAGGGGTGA
- a CDS encoding DUF2786 domain-containing protein, whose product MSSTVQKAFEALYAEGDHALDTAASLLAADTAADAELARRGAEFVRTAWERGWQPADLARIVRRDLDEQHLRLLAGLVTAETRRYSVLPPRWDAQLAELDAEPWRADRFSYATAVLELYRLLVRLPALEAVGPVPGDSLLPPPVAGEPRMLTRVRALLAKAEGTTFPEEAEALTAKAQELMARHSLDEAALAARRPDAARETPGAVRIGVDAPYETAKAILLDAVASANHCRAVWNEPYGFSTVVGFEADLEPVELLYTSLLVQGTAAMTRAEAAQRAGGRKRTKSFRQSFLLAYANRLGSRLAATSRRVAATEPTLLPALASREVAVTERADAMFPETRTTRVRAAWDEAGWTHGTSAADAAALHPGRPEVPPAG is encoded by the coding sequence GTGAGCAGCACGGTTCAGAAGGCGTTCGAGGCGCTGTACGCGGAGGGCGACCACGCCCTCGACACGGCGGCCTCGCTGCTCGCCGCCGACACCGCCGCCGACGCGGAACTCGCCCGCCGCGGCGCGGAGTTCGTGCGCACGGCCTGGGAGCGCGGCTGGCAGCCCGCGGATCTCGCGCGGATCGTCCGGCGCGACCTCGACGAGCAGCACCTCCGCCTCCTCGCCGGGCTCGTCACCGCCGAGACTCGCCGCTACTCCGTCCTGCCGCCCCGCTGGGACGCGCAGCTCGCGGAGCTGGACGCCGAGCCCTGGCGGGCCGACCGGTTCTCGTACGCGACCGCCGTCCTGGAGCTGTACCGGCTGCTCGTCCGGCTGCCGGCGCTGGAGGCCGTCGGGCCGGTGCCCGGCGACTCGCTCCTGCCGCCGCCCGTCGCAGGCGAGCCGCGCATGCTGACCCGGGTCCGGGCGCTGCTCGCCAAGGCGGAGGGGACCACCTTCCCCGAGGAGGCCGAGGCGCTGACCGCCAAGGCGCAGGAGCTGATGGCCCGGCACAGCCTGGACGAGGCCGCGCTCGCCGCCCGCCGCCCGGACGCCGCCCGCGAGACGCCGGGGGCGGTACGGATCGGGGTGGACGCCCCGTACGAGACGGCGAAGGCGATCCTGCTGGACGCGGTGGCCTCCGCGAACCACTGCCGGGCCGTGTGGAACGAGCCGTACGGCTTCTCGACGGTCGTCGGCTTCGAGGCCGACCTGGAGCCGGTGGAACTGCTCTACACCTCGCTGCTGGTGCAGGGCACGGCCGCGATGACCCGTGCGGAGGCGGCCCAGCGCGCGGGCGGGCGCAAGCGCACGAAGTCGTTCCGGCAGTCGTTCCTGCTGGCGTACGCCAACCGGCTCGGTTCGCGGCTGGCGGCCACCTCGCGGCGCGTCGCCGCCACGGAGCCGACGCTCCTGCCGGCCCTGGCCTCCCGCGAGGTCGCGGTGACGGAGCGGGCGGACGCGATGTTCCCGGAGACCCGTACGACCCGGGTCCGGGCCGCCTGGGACGAGGCCGGATGGACGCACGGAACCTCGGCCGCCGACGCGGCGGCCCTGCACCCGGGCCGGCCGGAGGTCCCGCCGGCGGGCTGA
- a CDS encoding ATP-binding protein, which translates to MGTNGSTMLEPLRQGLPPIDPAAVSSSASCALPPRYEAVRGARKFTQSTLTQWDLHERFDDVALVVSELVTNALRHALPADAPHEDGQAPSVRLHLMRWTSRLVCAVRDPSQESPEARQGDEDFAAESGRGLFLVDSFSDGWGWHPLAGTLQGKVVWALFRIGPE; encoded by the coding sequence ATGGGGACGAATGGATCGACCATGCTCGAGCCGTTACGGCAGGGGCTTCCGCCGATCGATCCCGCGGCCGTCTCCAGCTCCGCCTCCTGCGCCCTGCCGCCCCGCTACGAAGCGGTCCGCGGCGCCAGGAAGTTCACGCAGTCGACGCTCACCCAGTGGGATCTCCACGAACGCTTCGACGACGTCGCCCTGGTCGTCTCCGAACTCGTCACGAACGCGCTGCGGCACGCACTCCCGGCCGACGCCCCGCACGAGGACGGCCAGGCCCCGTCGGTCCGCCTGCACCTGATGCGCTGGACGAGCCGGCTGGTCTGCGCCGTCCGCGACCCCAGCCAGGAGAGCCCGGAGGCCCGCCAGGGCGACGAGGACTTCGCCGCCGAATCGGGGCGCGGGCTGTTCCTGGTCGACTCGTTCAGCGACGGCTGGGGCTGGCACCCGCTGGCCGGGACGCTCCAGGGCAAGGTGGTCTGGGCGCTGTTCCGGATCGGCCCGGAGTAG
- a CDS encoding helix-turn-helix domain-containing protein yields MTAGETGGTSGSVVRRILLGSQLRRLRESRGITREAAGYSIRASESKISRMELGRVSFKARDVEDLLTLYGVSDDMERGSLLGLAREANVAGWWHSFGDVLPGWFQTYIGLEGAASLIRIYEVQFVHGLLQTEAYAHAVVSRGMPDAPRAEIDRRVALRLERQKVLVSENAPHFHAVLDEAALRRPYGDRTVMQGQLRHLIEISEHPNVTLQVMPFSFGGHAGESGAFTMLSFPESDLSDIVYLEQLTSALYLDKREEVAQYARVMERLQGDSPDPEGSRDLLRGLLQLS; encoded by the coding sequence GTGACCGCAGGCGAAACCGGCGGGACGAGCGGGAGTGTCGTGCGACGCATTCTGCTGGGCTCACAGCTCAGGCGGCTGAGGGAGTCGCGTGGCATCACGCGCGAGGCGGCCGGCTACTCGATCCGTGCATCCGAGTCGAAGATCAGTCGTATGGAGTTGGGAAGGGTGAGTTTCAAGGCCAGGGACGTCGAGGACCTCCTCACCCTGTACGGCGTCAGCGACGACATGGAGCGCGGCTCGCTGCTCGGGCTCGCCCGTGAGGCCAACGTGGCGGGGTGGTGGCACAGCTTCGGCGACGTGCTGCCCGGCTGGTTCCAGACGTACATCGGCCTGGAGGGTGCGGCCTCGCTCATCCGCATCTACGAAGTCCAGTTCGTGCACGGCCTGTTGCAGACCGAGGCCTACGCCCACGCGGTGGTCTCGCGCGGCATGCCCGACGCCCCGCGTGCCGAGATCGACCGCCGGGTCGCGCTCCGCCTGGAGCGGCAGAAGGTGCTCGTCTCCGAGAACGCGCCGCACTTCCACGCGGTGCTCGACGAGGCGGCGCTGCGCCGCCCGTACGGCGACCGGACGGTCATGCAGGGCCAGTTGCGGCACCTCATCGAGATCTCCGAGCACCCCAACGTCACGCTCCAGGTGATGCCGTTCAGCTTCGGCGGCCACGCCGGCGAGAGCGGCGCCTTCACGATGCTGAGCTTCCCCGAGTCGGACCTGTCGGACATCGTCTACCTGGAACAGCTGACCAGCGCCCTGTACCTCGACAAGCGCGAGGAGGTCGCGCAGTACGCCCGGGTGATGGAGCGGCTCCAGGGAGACAGCCCCGATCCCGAAGGAAGCCGCGATCTTCTTCGAGGACTCCTTCAACTCTCCTGA